A window of Pecten maximus chromosome 12, xPecMax1.1, whole genome shotgun sequence genomic DNA:
atggtgaccttgacccaaaaccTCTGAAACTTAAACTTGTCTGGAGATATATAGTCCTtcatcattgtgtgaagtttgatccaAAATCCCTCAGGGAATGAAGCCGCTGGATAGCTGACAATCTTTGGCATTACAtatggatgtacatatgtacaagaTGGAGGGAGAGGAAATCTATAGTTTTTTGGGGAAGTTATAACCCAGCAGTAGGCAGTAGGCACATGTCCTCTTTTGTCTCATTTGTCTGACAAAGAGACACAGAGGCTTTATGAGTTAATTTTGCTGACCAGGGAAGCATTTGGATAAGGAATTTAGACATTAGCCAATTTGTTTGTGGAAACAAGAGATAATGAAGATAGTTATCAACTAAGACAGACCTTGAGGATGTCCGAGAATCTGAGCATGGTGTCAGCGTCTACTCGGAGTGGTCGGAGCTCCATGGCTGCCAGGAGAGGGAGTAACTTCATTTCCACACAGCAGTAGAGATCCCACATATCTCGGGCTACCAACTTCTGGTACAGTCGCTTCATCAGCTCCGACAGTAGGCACATGTCCTCTTTTAAAACCTCTATAGCACTGCTTAACACATGCTCCTGTCAAAGATCTGACAAAGTATTCTAATCGTCTCACATTCAAAAGAGAcattattttatactgtatcttaGATAAATGATTATTCCTTACaatgatttattattttttagaaAATGGTTTAAAATTTTGGAAACATATTTGAACAAACATAAATCTCAATTCTAAGAACAATGAGTACAATTTCTTTACTAATCCATCTTTAAATTGAATTATTGTAACTTTTCTCAATTCCCTTTCTATACAATTTGTCCTGTGTCATGAAATTCAGgacgactgtttatgttaataGGTACCTTCCAAGAGAGACAAACGAGTGACAAACTTTTTTGAAATGTCACATTTTCACAGTCAGGATCCAACAACCATGCTGCCACAACAGGATCAAATACAGCAACATCTGTAATGTATTGAAAATGACGTCATCTacaaacataataataaaatatctaacaaaATGGAATGATGGAAGAAACTCGTTAGAAGGGTAAAAATGACTTCAGAGTAAGAAACGACTATGAGCAATGCActcagggattttcctacaagtTTTCACCTGGGTCCAGGGTACATTTAATTTGGATTTTCTTACGCGACAAAATGTGAAATAAGGAAAACAGGAAAgaaaaattcaaacaaattcatgCTCTTCTTTATAGAAGATTTCGTATTTTACTTCTGTTATTTATTCAAAAGTTCTTTTCACATcaagcattatatatatttttaatcttGAAAAATTGACCTTTATTTCATGAATTTTCAGTGGCAAATTAGGAATTTTCACCAAATTTTCTTTAGGGGAATGGGTCCTTTTAAGGGACCCAGATTCTATGGTAGGACATGTACAATCCCTGGCACTGTTCATCAACAATCTCTCTGCCATCATCCATTCAGGTAAACTGAAGGTTTCTGATGTTTCATCAGCATTTTAGATATCTGATATAGGGCAATACAGGTTAGTCAGCAcatatcagatttttaaaaggcAGATAAAACATGAGAAACCTTCGGATTACCATTCAGGGTAGTatgtacataataatgtattgtatataataatgtagtaGCAATAACAGGACTTTTAACATGGCCATCATATTAAATGTTACACAGGTCTGAATTTCAGGAAGGACCATCTGGGAATTGACTTTGATACAGCTTTGTGTTTAGAAGAACTTAGTTGTAAGAACATTTTCAAGATGGCCACTGTGACAGCCATTTAGAATGCCAATATCTAATACAGGTGTATAAGTCAGGAGAACAGAAGAAAATCATAGCCCACCATCAGATAGCTCTCATTGGTGTTATATTGattgtaatttcatttattatagAATATGCAATTTCAGAAGTACCTTTAGCTTCTTTGACACCGAAATCTCTCATCAATATAATTAATAACATCTTGGCATCACAGCAAATCTTTCTGTGTTGGTTTGATATCAAGTCTTTCCAGAATTCTCTAGAATGAAGACAAAAAGTAAGATATTCATATAAAAGCACAGGTGCATTGTAATCAGACTGTAAATAAAGTGAAATTTTTATAAGCATCTCTGGATCATCACACCTCCGATCTCAAtaactgaccaatcaaattaccaTGCATTTATGAAAAGTACCATTTGAATTTTAATGTACACCTTTGGATCATGATGTAGCTAAACTAAGAGTTTAATTAAAATCAACCTTTTGAAAAGTTAAGCCTATAAAATTCTAACAGATTGACAGATAATGAATGCTACACCATACTTTCTTCTGTCAAACATACAGGGTATAATGAAAGACCAATTACAGAGAATTCTACCTGTTTGATGAGGTACATCAGCAATTATTCACCAAATTTGGGGAACAATAAAGGTTCTTTTCAACATTGCGGTTGAACTTTAATTTGAAGTAAGAGCTCAGTTGAACTTTAATTTGAAGTAAGAGCTAGATACCAAACATCAAATATGGGAGCACTCGATCTAGCCATTAGATATTAGGTTGAGtggcacattggtaacacactaaTGCCTATCACCTACTGGTGACTGGGGTTAGATTCCCTGATAGGACGTGACAAGGTATGGGGGTCACTTGCCCGATCACATGGATTTTTCCAGATACTCTGTTTCCTCCCACAGAAAGACCCCTCACACGCTtctatccgggccaacaagcgtgattaatataagttgatgtaACTTgtttttgcaattgttgtaagaTCATAAAATAaagtgtacatatgtacattagatacagtTTCTATTAAACTTGTTATTACTTGAGTAAATGAACTATgtagattttaatattttcttcaaatacaTAACCTGATTATTGTATCATGTGAGTCATTGCTGTGATCCTGGTCTGGTAATGGAAACAGCCAAACTTTGTCTTCCTGAGAAGGCCCAGTACCACCCTCACAACCACACACCGCTACAGCCTGGACCTGTTTAAAACCATaacttataattacattacattTAGTTTTAATAGGAAGGGAAAATATAACCAATCCTGACTGAGATTTAGACCAAGACAAAAAGGTAGACACATTAAATGGTCGTGATCAACCTAGTCCATCTCTACTACATTACTCCTTCCTTCAATACAATTCTACCCCTGATGTGTGTAATCACTTTATAGATACTGATGTTAATTTGTCGAAAATTCAATTGCAACACCAAGATTCTACTGCTTTTATTTGATCAACCAAACAATTCCTCCACCTTTGTCTGCTCAAATTTATCAAATACTATTAAAATTCCTTAAACAattgattatatataaaatcagAACTCCTTTGCACAATAAATATCACATGACCAAAATTCCTTATAcaattgattatatatacattcagAACTTGTTATACAATCAAATATGCTTTTAAATACAACAAAAGCaatttattatatcattaaacacaaagaaaaataaaatgaaatgagaAACAAGCTAAGCCTTTACAAAAATTTCAATGTCATATGAAATTCCCAAGAATTAGAATCTAAATTCAACAGTTTATGATTAAAACCACATTGATCAATGGTTGATTTCAAAAGTGATTCAGAAGTTTTTATCAATAACCATCATTTCAAATTTGTTATAGTTGGAAGCATGACTAGAttttcaataaagaaataaatgaaaaccATATAATGTAATGgacatcattataacaatataattagGGGGCctagggggccgcggtggccgagtggttaaggtgtcctgacattttatcactatagaactccacctctgggttgcaagcTCGAAATCTTcgtgaggcagttgccaggtatggaccgtaggccggtggtttttctacgggtactccagctttccttcacctccaaaacctggcacgtccttaaatgaccctgactattaataggacgtcaaacaaaaacaaacaaacaaatataatgcTATCAAGGCAATAGTTAAGAACTTTGAAAGGTTTTGTATATCTACTGTATTTACCTCAGATGTCCATTGTTTCTGTCTGAAATTTCCTGCTGACTTCCTCTGTAAAAAGTTAGACATTAAGAACACTGTCATAAAACAAGCTGCTACTTATAGGAATTTACAAGCACTAAGCTGGAAAATGCACATATATAGTTTTAGGTTGACAACTATATATGCTTGGGCTATACTGAATGGCTTTTTTAAGTGCTGTCCCACTGAAGTGTCACAGCTTGGATGAAGCAGGATCACAGCCCAACCAGTCATATTTTTCTAACAACAGGCTAAATAACGTTTCTGTGAGTGGGAAGACTCTACAAAGACACAACTATAAAAGAGTGGAGgaaattataaagaaaacagAGATCTGACATCTTCTTATCAATGTGATTGGTGCAGTTTAGTTTTAGTCTCCTGGAATGCCCTGATACACAAAGCATCCATAACCAATCAAGTCCTAACAAGTTCCAATTCAGATTGACACTGATGTTTCTTGAAGTACTTTGATCCCTATCAggggttgacactaacttaatTGCCTTGACAGATCGATGGCCTGCCAGGTTTTGAAATGAGGCAGTCTCGACCACCAAAAGTTAGGCCCATCTTGGGGGATTTGAGCATGTCCCTCCAGCTCCCAACCCAGACACTGAGGAAAAAATTGAATTCTAGATGCAGTTTCCTGAATTCTAGTTCATTCTGAGCATAGAAATATTAGACCTTACTCCAAAgggtttgataaaaaaaagtttaaaaaaaagtttaaaataatattattgaaCTGAATGAAGAAAACTTAAGCTGGACATTATACATTTGACTGAAAATGTTGGCAGCCCACAGGGCTGCTAGTCTGGACATTGTGACAGTCCGACTGGAATTCCAGGCAGCCAACGGCTGCTGGGCTACTGTTTGTTTTAATCTCTGCCTatgatattgtcaatatattaaAGTTATTCTGGCCTGAACACCACACAATATtctgacagatatatcatatgTTCATCAGAATATATCCATCTGTCATCTGGTGTAAGGGCTAGAAGAAATTCAAACTAAGTACATTTATCTATAAACAGCAATGGTTTACTGAAAGATAAAATGGAGACCACAACAGAAAAAAGGGCCTTGGATGTCCTCACTAAAGTTTTGTTCATTAACTGGACTCCTTACCTTACTTGAAGCAGTATAGATATCCCTCAGCTGTGTAGAACCATTTTGATAAACTAGAGAAATCAGCACTTCTGGAGCAGAGTGTAAAGTTTGGAGGACATCCCCTAGATCTTGGTCACTCATTGTTGTCACCACACTGGCTGTGTGCTGCCTACTGAATGGCAGCTTCTCGTGTGATTCTGTAGTCTTCATTACAGACTTAGGTGCTTCCTTCAAAATAGTACAGagctttgtttgtttgctttgtttatttgctttgtttgtttgttgggtttatcaaGAAATCTGTTTCATCACACTTAAAAAGCAtgttaaaacttcaaaaaattaacaattacaTATCAAAATACTCATAGCTATatgattatatcaaaatagaacTGCAAGTTTTCAGTATTTAGGTACAGgtaattttacataaaataaattaatattaactgaaattttacCATCTCAGTCACATCCTGCTTCTGTTTTTTGTAAGGAGTCGTGAAATGTGAAGATATCCTGTTAGTATCAGGACAACTGATGGTGGATCGCTCTGAAGGGTTAACAAGCCCTAAAATCAGGGGGAAATGTAAATCATGTGTGAATTCCatatttaatatgaatataCAATTATGATGATAAGTTACTAGTGAAGGcatcaatttcaaattaaaatctgaaatcagtatgcaatatttttttcagtaattatcAATTTGCTTTAGATAAGACATTATTGAAACACAATGTTTGATAATTAATAACTTAACACTTTGGTGAAGGCAcctcaaaaataaataaattaataaagaaGTACCGTAATgcttacaattaattaaaacaactGTACTGTGGCAATAAAACTACATTCCCAGCATTCTCAGGCATacttaacaagagatcccagagggatcttggcgcccaccattgaatgatcttcataggttccatgtcagattgatcttttctctacttttcccttcattttactaatctgtgcaaattgagacatccctccagtacttttcaaacaagggaatcctagctatataagaaatttgagatttaacgattatggctgtttgtttgccaggttgttttcaggacagactggtccaaaaatgcaatacaagggaccaaggggaacctacttatgaaatttgagaaagatccattcagtactttaagaaatagagataacaaacttcaattgtcaaaatccaagatggcggtctgtcggccatattgttttccaattgatctcaaaatgcaataagcataactaggcatcaaggggaacctccatatgaaatttgagaaagatcccttcagtactttctcagaaatagcgataacaaacttcaattgtcaaaatccaagatggctgcctgtcggccatgttattttcagattggtctaaaaatgcaatatgcataacaaggcaccaagggaaacttacatatgaaatttgagaaagatcccttaaatactctctcagaaatagtgataacaaacttcaattgtcaaaatccaagatggctgcctgtcggccatgttgttttcagattggtctcaaaacgcaatatgcataactaggcaccaagggaaacttacatatgaaatttgagaaagatccattcagtactttctcagaaatagtgataacaaacttcaattgtcaaaatccaagatggctgcctgtcagccatgttgttttctgattggtctcaaaacgcaatatgcataactaggcaccaagggaaacctacatataaaaatttgagaaagatcccttcagtactttctcagaaatagcgataacaaacttcaattgtcaaaatccaagatggctgcctgtcggccatgttgttatccgattggtctcaaaatgcaatatgcataactaggcaccaagggaaaccttcatatgaaatttgagaaagatccattcagtactttctcagaaatagcgataacaaacttcaattgtcaaaatccaagatggctgcctgtcggccatgttgttatccgattggtctcaaaatgcaatatgcataactaggcaccaagggaaaccttcatatgaaatttgagaaagatccattcagtactttctcagaaatagcgataacaaacttcaattgtcaaaatccaagatggctgcctgtcggccatgttgttttccgattggtctcaaaacgcaatatgcataactaggcaccaaggagaacctacatatgaaatttgagaaagatccatttagtactttctcagaaatagtgataacaaacttcaattgtcaaaatccaagatggctgcctgtcggccatgttgttttccgattggtctcaaatcgcaatatgcataaccaagcaccaaggggaacctacatatgaaatttgagaaagatcccttcagcgctttctcagaaatagcgataacaagaattgtttacggacggagggacggaggacggagggacggacggacggacggaccacggacgcagggcgatttgaatagcccaccatctgatgatggtgggctaaaaacttaTACTTAAAATCAAGCACTTACTTTTAGTatgttcttttttattttgtttcatctGCATATCTTTCctaaaattgtaataaaaatgatgaaaaaaaaaccaaataaaaaaaacattataatcatatgtagaatttcttttgaaatttcacGGTATTATAGATTAATCTTTTATAACCTTCAAATGCAGATAATTCCTGGGAAATGTAAAACATTATCACTTAAACTGAATCTCTTCAGCGGATTATTTATTGATCTCaaataatctaaatatataaGTTTGATATTTATACCTCATTATCATATGCTGTTTCAGTCTGGCTGAAATAGATGTTTCTTTGACTGAAGCTGTGTTTGTCTCCCTTGACTTTTCATCCTGCCTTGTGTCTCTTGTACAACAAGAAGAGGGAGATTTTAGAGTGGGAATCCCTAGAGTACTATTTGATAATCCTGCATGACGTACCACATTTCTCGTTTCTGTATTTGTAGAACAAATTGTATTGGGTTTACTCCCCAACGAAGGTGTTCCTTTGACGGTACCTTTTTCAGATCTTTGTGAATGACATTTTTCTTGTTGTAACAGAATTTCTGTATCAGAAGCCTCAAAAGCTGTGTATGGAAATGTACTATATTGCGCTTTTTCTTTATCAATTTCTATCAAATCAGAATTTCTGGATGATGCTGGAGCCAATGTGGTTGACGACTGTCTACTTTCCAATGGAAGATTCACAGATGTTTCCCATAACAGAATGTGTATTTGAGTTTTCGAAGAGGGTCCTTTCCAACTGGTTAGACAAGGGGTCAAGGTCAGCATCTCTCTTCTCTAAGGTTGATGGTGAATGTACTGGTATACTCTGTGAAGAACTGGTGTTCACATCAGGGGGTGCTCCAAATCTCTTCTCATACATCTGTTGGTAATAGGTCCCTAAAAATAAGCCCTTTTGtgagtaatatatatgtacatctgCTAGAAATGTAGTTGGGCGATACAAATAAGATATCATGTTGATGAATAACATAATTTTCATTAGAGGAAGCAAGCACTTTTTATGAAAGGTACCAATTTTTTCCTGACATCTCAATAAGTTACCCTTTTTTTCACTGCTGGAAAATAAACAAGGCAACATTAAAAGCAGCCATTTTTTGTAACAACATTAAAGACCTGGAAATGTCATTCTAGTGCCATTACTGTTATTCACAAATTAAAAGCCTAAAGACAATAAATTATACTGTTATGCATTCTAGGACTATATAACTTTGATTAATGAATATAAACACAAGTGTTGATTTAAAATTGCCTTTTGTGGAAAGGGCTTCATTTTggatatttttaattataatctTATTGATGAAACTGCAAAAGTGCAGAAGAAAAGACCTAACTCCCCCTCCGTGTGTGTGCTTTTGAGTAATGATAGTAATGATAAGCCTACATTTTTCGGTCTACCTATGATTACATGGGTGCTCTTGGGTATGGGTTGTAATAAAAGGCCTAACTTTTTTTGTCTACCTATATGATTATGAATATCTGGGTGCTTTTTTGTCTGTAGATACCTGGGTGCTCTTTGGTATGGGTTGTAATAATAGGGCAAACTTTTTAGTATAACTATGATTACCTGggtactttttttgtttacctATGATTACCTGGGTGATCTTTGGTTTGAGCAGCAAGTTGCTTCCTCTGTTcactgtattgtctgtatatgcCGGCCATCACAGTTTGGGCATCAGCTGACAGGTGACAGAAGCGCCCCATCTGAGGAGGGGCTGTACCCGGCCTCCAAACTGGACACATAGCAGTGGTTGTTTGTCCGCCTCTGtcttaaacaaaaaaaagatgTCACCATTTGAAAGACCAAGGCCTACTGTagatttcaacattttaaacaccatattttttgttttatttttttcacaggtacttggggtaagaaattacatttgtatatatatactatcacATGACTATATagctttttttttcaaaacctgGCTGTGTTGTTTCACAATTATTTTTGCTCGTGCTCTTTTACACGtctaaaaataaatcaaagttttcttttcttctgtAAAACTTTGCCAATCAAGAGTTGTATACAACACAAAAGTTTGCTTacctttttttttcagataaagATGCAGACGACACTCTTCATTCAGTAACGCTGTCTGTTTGCAATAAATAGTTAGGCCtagtagttatctccctttctttttGTAGATTTCCGGGGAACATTTTCCCGCGTTATGTTTGAACATCTCTTTTAGCATAACGTAACTACATTTGATTAATTAAAATAGAATAATTAATTTGATACCGGTCGTACTACTTTTTGATTGCAAAGACTACACATTAGATATCTATCGTAAGTAActtacagtacagtacactgCAGTAGGCCTAAGTTCTTACTCGTTTGCTGCAAACAACTCTAAGCttatttactgtactgtactgtacagtaatgCACCCAGACGAAACAGTGTGGTTTGGAACAAATGGAATTAACATTAATAGGTTGCTTAGTCTATTAGTATAATGAGAAAACGTATCCGTTATTTTAAGTATTCGTCAGTGTGGATATTCCGTAAATATAGACACGCTAAACATACGTGTTCAGTTAAGGATTTCGCATTACGTGTAGTAAGTAACATATACAAACTTttgtcagccaatcaaattgctTGAAATAGACACACCTCCAAACTCAGTTGTGTAGCTTAATGCACTTGTAGAGGTCGGAGCAGCATTGAAACTAGGCTAACGGCAATCTTGAGTAGTGCAACCGCTCATTACTGTTCTTGTAAGTGTACAGATATCTGCCATTACAGTGTGCCGACAGGTGAGCATTTGTTTTTACTTACATGcgtctttgtttacatttgctCCGTTACTGCACCTAACAGACTATTGACAGCATTGTCATTCTAAACAAGTGCACGTGTCGTGCACCGCCTGTCTAGTCTGAAAGGGTATCTTAAGATCTTGATACATGCAGATAAATCCCTGCAAGGCGGGTTTTGAAAAGCTAGTATATCGTCAGAACCCTTCGAATTACATACCGTACGCGTCATGTATCACTTTTAGTCAGCTGTTATGAAGCATTTCCAAGTGTGAACATGcaaatgtaattatgtatacaaaTCTGAAGGAATACTAGTGTGCAAACCATCTAGAAGTCTAACATGTACACCAACTCTAAAACTCACAATTATCTTCCAACTATCTGTAGACATAGGGCCAACTACCAAAAGATATTAGACACATTTTAATATCAGAAGCATCTGTAAGAAAGGGGACGGACACATAATTAAGTGAAAAACTATTGCATTGACAGTTCTCATTTTTGGTTTGCAAATTAAAGCACATGTAAGacgaagaaaaaagaaaattttaatattcttcCCTTGGGCTCCAAAGCcaataatgattatataacaaGGTCTCAGATCTTTGATGTTATGGTTCTCGAAGGTACTGAAAATCTTTTGATTACAAATTTCTcacttaattatttttttattagagAAAAGAAAGAACTGAGCAACTGTACATGTGAAACTAGCCTGGACAAAATAAATACCGGTAAATAAGAAGTTTGTGGGTATCATGTAAGATTACTTTTGAATGTTgtataattatctcccttgatagCCCCCTTAATATTTTTCTATCCTATAAAGTTTAATCCAATTACAAGGAACGCTGCCATGTCTCGTTTGCTTGAAAGAGTTTGTTTCAAACGATTTTCCTAaattttcttattgtttatatgtttcAGAATAAATCCAGCAGCCATGAGTGGACCTAGGATAAACATAGAGGAACCGCGTTATGACCAGAACACGTATATGGGCCGTGCAAAACACTTTGTGATAACAACAAACCCCCTCAATGTCCTGGCCACTAATGCACAGCTAGATAAAGCCAAGTCCATCGTGGAAAAATACAGGTAATTTTCAGACATAGCCAGTAACCCAATAGCATTTATTACTTCTCATCTTAGGCAATTCACCGAATTTTGGTAGAAATTTATTGctattaaatattgtataatgattTTAATTGTGCAGTCAAAAGATGGCTTTGGGCAAGGTCAGTTACATTATAACTTACTGTATTTATCAGCAAAGAAACTGCTTCTTCATTTATGTGGAATCATCAGTTTGAAAAGTAATCATACCTTAATTATataaagtggttcacaaatgaCCCACTCCCTCCCGCCCCTCCGTCTGTTATTACTATGAGTCATCCTACACATGCTTTGTTGCTATGGAtatgtgtagcggaactggaccgggtcgatcatcggctaccaggtagctcaatcggtagagcatccggctagtgttcggaggtcccgggttcgaaccccggtctggccgtgcatttttccactcctattacatttggtgccgtgaccaaaccttgtttcaagtgaggtgaatacttgacaaggggatacccgaacctgggttgtgagttgtgaagtcttctgggtcgaagacttaaaaaaataggagggaagagtgtagcggaactggaccgggtcgatcatcggcaaccaggtagctcaatcggtagagcatccggctagagttcggaggtcccgggttcgaccCTGGTCTGGCCGtacatttttccactcctattacatatgtagtGCATTATTTTGTGTTTAAGTGGACATAAGCTCAATACCTTATTAGGCAtctgtttcttttctttttgacTGGTATATGAAAAGATAATTGTATTGTCACATGGGAATTCTATTTAAATATCGtatgaaaattaagaaaaaaaaacaattgaaatagtTTGATATGATTGAAGATTCAGTTGTTGTCAGAAATGttcaaaaagtttttaaaaaatgtacaatCAAGAGCATCAGTGAATTATTTTCATCAACAGGCCAGGCCTCTAGTTTACAATTGATACATTATGatgtaaattttaatgttttttgttgttCCTTCTCAGAAAGGGAGAAGATTTACCTGGAACATCAGAGGATGATATTTGGAGAGCTAAACAACTCTACGACTCTGCCTACCATCCGGACACCAAAGAGAAGATGATGCTGATTGGTCGAATGTCAGCCCAAGTACCAATGAACATGTGTATAACAGGATGTATGATGACATTTTATAGGTAGGCATTCAGTACAGTCACATCTGTACAGAAAAATACTAAATGTTGGAGTCAGATCACCAACATGaacatgtttttcttttttctcaGTGCTGGTATTTAATATCTATGAAGTTACAGTACTGTTGAACAGATTTACAAATTCAATGTTCAATACAAATTACAGATAACAATGAAATGCCAGGATATTATTAatcccctaccggtgaaacctGGGGGACTATTGGTTTCCTCCCTGTCCATCTGTCCGTTCGTCCGTCCATCTGTCAGTCTGTCCTCTCAGTTTTACACACTTTTTTaagccatgcttcaaggtatgatgttgaaagttggtatgtaacttcagtacgAGTAGCTACAGAtaaagtttgagtttcagggttttttaggtcaaggtcaaggtcactgttactattttatCAGGGGGTGGTAGGGGACTTGTACTGCTTTAGCAATACTCTTAGAATGCTTGTTTATCATGAACCCTCCACCACAGCTGTTTATATTGTAATGGTACCTTGCCTTGTAGAACTTCCCCAGCCGTTATATTCTGGCAGTGGTTTAATCAGTCCTTCAATGCTGTTGTCAACTACACCAATAGAAGCGGAGAAAACCCTGTCCCCATAAGGTAAGTATTATCCCAGTAAGTTCAATCAAAATTTATATCAGTATCCCGAGTCAATGCTTCCCAACCTGGTATTCCAGAGATGAACGATCA
This region includes:
- the LOC117339326 gene encoding DNA polymerase nu-like; protein product: MLTLTPCLTSWKGPSSKTQIHILLWETSVNLPLESRQSSTTLAPASSRNSDLIEIDKEKAQYSTFPYTAFEASDTEILLQQEKCHSQRSEKGTVKGTPSLGSKPNTICSTNTETRNVVRHAGLSNSTLGIPTLKSPSSCCTRDTRQDEKSRETNTASVKETSISARLKQHMIMRKDMQMKQNKKEHTKRLVNPSERSTISCPDTNRISSHFTTPYKKQKQDVTEMEAPKSVMKTTESHEKLPFSRQHTASVVTTMSDQDLGDVLQTLHSAPEVLISLVYQNGSTQLRDIYTASSKRKSAGNFRQKQWTSEVQAVAVCGCEGGTGPSQEDKVWLFPLPDQDHSNDSHDTIIREFWKDLISNQHRKICCDAKMLLIILMRDFGVKEAKDVAVFDPVVAAWLLDPDCENVTFQKSLSLVCLSWKEHVLSSAIEVLKEDMCLLSELMKRLYQKLVARDMWDLYCCVEMKLLPLLAAMELRPLRVDADTMLRFSDILKRKLQKLEQNAHKAAGHPFLINSPAQLRQVLFEELKLDKKLPGNRKLAKTNIGHQISTSEAVLNQLVGTHHLPTIILEYRQVQKLKSTYVDGMMSCVQEGYIYTHWDQTSAATGRLSSYQPNIQAIPKTSTVISDYTDNYIVGKESGDTVEIFARDSFISHDGWSFLAADFQQIELRLLAHLADDPTLLKIFTDSESGSKDIFVELTSQWLCKPVSLVTTQEREQTKRVVYSVMYGAGKERLAEYLKISPHDAKAIIDSFLVKFPAVNQFSRKCIEFCQKNGFTTTIFKRRRLIPNIKSPSPVLRAQAERQAVNFCVQGSAADLCKAAMIQVEHTLQSHTHLKARLVVQIHDELLLEVSDEDLNTIKSLVQSVMEDEATLCGKMVSLKVPVKVSLSAGKTWGHLSPLDSRPL